One genomic window of Vibrio parahaemolyticus includes the following:
- the dnaN gene encoding DNA polymerase III subunit beta produces MKFTIERSHLIKPLQQVSGALGGRPTLPILGNLLLKVEENVLSMTATDLEVELVSKVTLEGDFEAGSITVPSRKFLDICRGLPDDAIITFVLEGDRVQVRSGRSRFSLATLPANDFPNIEDWQSEVEVSLSQADLRTLIDKTQFSMANQDVRYYLNGMLFEIDGTTLRSVATDGHRMAVSQTQLGADFAQKQIIVPRKGVQELVKLMDAPEQPVVLQIGSSNVRAEVNNFIFTSKLVDGRFPDYRRVLPQHTNKTLIASCDELRQAFSRAAILSNEKFRGVRVNLAGSEMRITANNPEQEEAEEMLDVTFEGDPIEIGFNVSYVLDVLNTLRCEKVQVSMSDANASALIENADDDSAMYVVMPIRL; encoded by the coding sequence ATGAAATTTACTATTGAACGTAGTCATTTAATCAAACCGCTACAACAGGTTTCGGGCGCTTTGGGTGGCCGACCAACCCTGCCTATTTTGGGCAACCTACTCTTAAAAGTAGAAGAGAACGTGCTATCAATGACCGCGACTGACCTAGAAGTGGAATTGGTGAGCAAAGTGACTCTAGAAGGGGATTTCGAAGCGGGTAGCATTACCGTTCCTTCGCGTAAGTTTCTCGATATTTGCCGTGGCTTACCAGACGATGCGATCATCACTTTTGTGTTAGAAGGCGATCGCGTTCAAGTTCGTTCTGGTCGCAGCCGTTTCTCACTGGCAACGCTACCAGCGAATGACTTCCCGAACATTGAAGATTGGCAAAGTGAAGTTGAAGTATCACTGAGCCAAGCGGATCTGCGTACGCTTATCGACAAAACTCAGTTCTCGATGGCAAACCAAGACGTACGTTACTACCTCAACGGTATGTTGTTTGAAATCGATGGCACGACACTGCGTAGTGTGGCGACCGACGGTCACCGTATGGCAGTATCGCAAACTCAACTAGGTGCTGACTTCGCCCAAAAGCAAATCATCGTGCCACGCAAAGGTGTGCAGGAATTGGTTAAGCTGATGGATGCGCCAGAGCAACCTGTCGTTTTGCAAATTGGCAGCTCAAACGTGCGTGCAGAAGTGAACAACTTTATCTTCACGTCTAAACTGGTTGATGGCCGTTTCCCTGACTATCGCCGCGTATTACCGCAACATACCAACAAAACACTGATCGCAAGTTGTGATGAATTGCGCCAAGCGTTCTCGCGTGCTGCGATTCTTTCTAACGAAAAGTTCCGTGGTGTGCGTGTTAACTTAGCAGGCAGCGAAATGCGCATTACGGCAAACAACCCAGAGCAGGAAGAAGCCGAAGAGATGCTGGATGTGACCTTTGAAGGTGACCCAATCGAAATCGGCTTCAACGTTAGCTATGTGTTGGATGTGCTGAACACGCTACGTTGCGAGAAGGTACAAGTGTCGATGTCGGATGCCAATGCCAGTGCATTGATTGAAAATGCTGACGATGACAGTGCCATGTACGTGGTGATGCCAATTCGTCTATAA
- the dnaA gene encoding chromosomal replication initiator protein DnaA, with the protein MSSSLWLQCLQQLQEELPATEFSMWVRPLQAELNDNTLTLFAPNRFVLDWVRDKYLNSITRLLQEYCGNDIPNLRFEVGSRPVSALKPAPTRTPADVAAESSAPAQLQARKPVHKTWDDDPQAIAAINHRSNMNPKHKFDNFVEGKSNQLGLAAARQVSDNPGAAYNPLFLYGGTGLGKTHLLHAVGNAIVDNNPNAKVVYMHSERFVQDMVKALQNNAIEEFKRYYRSVDALLIDDIQFFANKERSQEEFFHTFNALLEGNQQIILTSDRYPKEISGVEDRLKSRFGWGLTVAIEPPELETRVAILMKKAEDHQIHLADEVAFFIAKRLRSNVRELEGALNRVIANANFTGRPITIDFVREALRDLLALQEKLVTIDNIQKTVAEYYKIKVADLLSKRRSRSVARPRQLAMALAKELTNHSLPEIGDAFGGRDHTTVLHACRKIEQLREESHDIKEDYSNLIRTLSS; encoded by the coding sequence GTGTCATCTTCGCTTTGGCTGCAATGTTTGCAGCAGCTTCAAGAAGAGCTACCAGCTACAGAATTCAGTATGTGGGTTCGTCCGTTACAAGCGGAGCTCAATGACAATACTCTCACTCTATTCGCGCCAAACCGCTTTGTGTTGGATTGGGTGCGTGATAAGTATCTGAACAGCATTACTCGTTTACTGCAGGAATACTGTGGTAACGACATCCCGAATTTACGCTTTGAAGTGGGCAGTCGCCCAGTTTCTGCGCTTAAGCCAGCACCGACACGTACGCCGGCGGATGTGGCTGCGGAATCTTCAGCGCCTGCGCAGTTGCAAGCACGTAAACCTGTGCACAAAACATGGGATGACGACCCTCAAGCGATTGCAGCGATCAATCACCGCTCAAACATGAACCCAAAACATAAGTTCGACAACTTCGTAGAAGGTAAATCGAACCAACTGGGTTTGGCTGCGGCGCGTCAGGTATCGGATAACCCAGGAGCAGCCTACAACCCACTGTTCCTTTACGGTGGTACTGGTCTAGGTAAAACTCACTTGCTTCACGCTGTGGGTAACGCGATTGTGGATAACAACCCGAACGCGAAAGTGGTGTACATGCACTCTGAGCGTTTCGTGCAAGACATGGTAAAAGCACTGCAAAACAATGCGATTGAAGAATTCAAGCGCTACTACCGCAGTGTGGATGCACTCCTTATCGATGACATCCAATTCTTTGCCAACAAAGAGCGCTCACAAGAAGAATTCTTCCATACCTTCAACGCATTGTTGGAAGGTAACCAACAGATCATCCTAACTTCTGACCGTTATCCAAAAGAGATCAGCGGGGTAGAGGATCGTCTGAAATCGCGCTTTGGTTGGGGTTTAACGGTTGCGATCGAGCCGCCTGAGCTAGAGACGCGTGTGGCGATCTTGATGAAGAAAGCTGAAGACCATCAAATTCATTTGGCTGACGAAGTTGCGTTCTTTATTGCAAAACGTCTGCGTTCCAACGTTCGTGAGTTGGAAGGCGCGTTGAACCGAGTCATTGCCAACGCGAACTTTACTGGCCGCCCAATCACCATCGACTTCGTTCGCGAAGCGCTGCGCGATCTGCTGGCGCTGCAAGAGAAGTTGGTGACCATTGACAACATTCAAAAGACGGTTGCTGAGTACTACAAAATCAAAGTGGCGGATCTGCTGTCTAAACGTCGTTCTCGCTCCGTTGCACGTCCTCGTCAATTGGCGATGGCACTGGCTAAAGAGCTAACTAACCACAGCTTGCCAGAAATCGGTGATGCGTTTGGTGGCCGAGACCATACGACCGTTTTGCATGCATGTCGCAAGATTGAGCAGCTGCGAGAAGAGAGCCACGATATTAAGGAAGATTACTCGAACTTGATTCGCACCCTGTCTTCTTAA
- the recF gene encoding DNA replication/repair protein RecF (All proteins in this family for which functions are known are DNA-binding proteins that assist the filamentation of RecA onto DNA for the initiation of recombination or recombinational repair.), which yields MPLSRLIIQQFRNIKACDIQLSAGFNFLIGPNGSGKTSVLEAIYLLGHGRSFKSSLTGRVIQNECDELFVHGRFLNSDQFELPIGINKQRDGSTEVKIGGQSGQKLAQLAQVLPLQLIHPEGFDLLTDGPKHRRAFIDWGVFHTEPAFYDAWGRFKRLNKQRNALLKTASSYRELSYWDQEMARLAENISQWRSLYIEQMKTVAETICQTFLPEFEIQLKYYRGWDKDTPYQEILEKNFERDQSLGYTFSGPNKADLRIKVNGTPVEDVLSRGQLKLMVCALRVAQGQHLTAMTGKQCIYLIDDFASELDSQRRKRLADCLKETGAQVFVSSITENQIADMLDDNGKLFHVEHGRIESN from the coding sequence ATGCCTCTTTCTCGTCTCATCATTCAGCAGTTTCGCAACATTAAAGCCTGTGATATTCAGTTATCAGCAGGCTTTAACTTTCTTATTGGACCGAACGGTAGCGGCAAAACCAGTGTCCTAGAAGCGATTTATTTACTCGGGCATGGTCGCTCATTCAAAAGCTCTCTCACTGGTCGTGTGATTCAAAATGAGTGTGATGAACTGTTTGTTCATGGTCGTTTTTTGAACTCGGATCAATTTGAGCTACCTATCGGCATTAATAAGCAGCGCGATGGCTCGACAGAGGTTAAAATAGGCGGTCAATCTGGGCAAAAATTAGCGCAATTGGCGCAAGTGTTACCGCTGCAGTTGATACATCCAGAAGGGTTTGATTTACTGACGGATGGTCCAAAACATCGCCGTGCATTCATCGATTGGGGCGTGTTTCATACCGAGCCAGCATTTTATGATGCATGGGGTCGTTTTAAGCGTCTCAACAAACAGAGAAATGCGTTGTTGAAGACCGCGAGTAGCTATCGTGAGCTCAGTTATTGGGATCAAGAGATGGCGCGTTTGGCGGAAAACATCAGCCAGTGGCGGTCACTGTACATTGAACAGATGAAAACCGTCGCAGAAACGATCTGTCAGACATTTTTGCCAGAATTTGAGATCCAATTGAAGTATTATCGTGGTTGGGATAAAGACACCCCATACCAAGAAATACTAGAAAAGAATTTCGAGCGTGATCAGTCTTTGGGGTACACCTTTAGTGGCCCGAATAAAGCTGATTTGCGCATTAAAGTGAATGGAACGCCCGTTGAGGATGTTCTGTCACGCGGTCAGTTAAAGCTGATGGTGTGTGCGTTGCGTGTGGCGCAAGGGCAACATCTTACAGCGATGACCGGTAAACAATGCATTTACCTAATTGACGACTTTGCGTCGGAATTAGATAGCCAACGTCGCAAGCGTCTTGCAGATTGCTTGAAAGAGACAGGCGCACAAGTATTTGTAAGCTCTATCACTGAAAACCAAATCGCCGACATGCTCGACGATAATGGCAAATTGTTTCATGTGGAACATGGCAGGATAGAGTCAAACTAG